The genome window ATGCCCAGGGCGGCCGCGTGCGTGATCATCTTGGACTTGTACCCAGCGTCCACCCACGCCTTCGTCACCGTGGGCAACTTCGCGGCCAGGGCGTCGGCAACGAGTTTGCCGCCGTTGGTGTCCTGCACGCCGGCGGCCGTGACGATGAGAACCAGCAGCAACCCGAGTGTGTCGGTGGCGATATGCCGCTTGCGGCCCTTGATCCGTTTGCCACCGTCGTACCCTTGCGTGCTCTCCGGCGCATTCGGTGACGCCTTCACCGTCTGGGCATCGATCACCGCGGCGGTCGGCAGTATCCGGCGCCCCTTCTTCCTGCGTAACTGGTCACGCAGGGTGTCGTGGACCTCCTCGGCGGTGCCGTCCGCTTCCCACGCCCTGAAGTAGCCGTAGACCGTGGTGTGCGGCGGGAAGTCATGGGGCAGGTAGCGCCAGGCCACCCCCGTCCGGGCAACGTAGAGGATCGCGTTGACCACCTCGCGCAGATCGGTGGTGGGCTCCCGCCCTTCGGCCCGCGCGGCCCGCCACTCCAGCAAAAGGGGCTCGATCAACTCCCACTGATCATCCTTGAGATCCGAGGGGTAGGCACGTCGCTCAGTCACAAGATGATCAAAACCGATGACCCCGACGTCGCGCTACGAGATCATGGAAACAAGTCCATCTCGCCACACCGCGGACCGGACAGATAGGGGGATCCCCCTACCGAACACCCTCTGAGAGGGCACGACAGGGGAACCGTCCCTTATGCCCAGCACAGAGCCCGTCGGGTCCGACCCGGCGCCGAGGCCGAAGCGCCGCACTTTCACCTCGGAGTACAAGCTGCGGATCGTCGCCGAGTACGACGCCGCGCCCAGGAACGAGAAGGGTGCGGTCCTGCGCCGGGAACGGCTCTACCACTCGCATGTCAAGGAGTGGCGGGCCGCCCGGGACGCCGGGGCCCTGGAAAACCTGGTTGACCGCCGGACCAGCCCGGCCCGGGCGAAGAAGTCCGCCGCGGAGGTGGAGAACGAAAAGCTGCGGCAGCAGGTGGAGCGCTTGCAGAAGGACCTGGCACGGAACAAGGCCGCACTCGAGGTGATGGGAAAAGCCTCCGCGCTCTTGGAAATGATCTCCGAGAGCGCGGACTGAAGCCTGCCGCCGACCCTGTCGTGGACGAGGCGTTCACCGGCGTCGAGGTTCAGCTGGGCATCACGGCCGCCTGTCGGCTGACCGGCCGCTCCCGCGCCACGCACTACCGCCGGCTCCGGCCCCCGCCACCACGCAGAACACGTGCCCCACAGGTGCAGCCGTCGGCCCTGACGGCCGAAGAGCGGGCTGCGGTACTCGAGTTGATGAACGGCGACGAGTACGCCGAGCTGGCGCCCGCGCAGATCTGGGCCCGCGAGCTGGATGCCGGGCGCTATCACTGCTCCGTCTCGACGATGTACCGGATCCTGCGCGAGCAGGATCAGTCCGGTGAGCGCCGACGGCAGGCCACCCATCCCGCCAAGGCGGTGCCCGAGCTGGTCGCCACCGGGCCCTCACAGGTGTTCACCTGGGACATCACCAAGGCGGCCGGACCGGCCAAGAGCGTCTGGTATCACGCCTACGTGATCATCGACATCTTCAGCCGGTACATCGTCGGCCACACCGTCGAGCGAGCCGAATCAGCTGTGCGGGCCGAGGAGCTGATCCGCGAGACCATCGCCCGCAACGGCATCGTGCCCCAGACCGTGCACGCGGACCGCGGCACCTCGATGACGTCGAAGAAGGTGTCCCAACTACTGATCGATCTGGGCGTGACGCGGTCGCACTCGAGGCCGAAGGTCTCCAACGACAACCCTTACAGCGAGGCTCAGTTCAAGACCACGAAGTACATGTCGGACTATCCCGAACGGTTCGATTCGCTGGCCCACGCCCGCGAGTGGTTCGACGCGTTCATCGCGTATTACAACCATGAGCACCGGCACTCGGGTATCGGCTGGCACACACCCGCCTCCGTCCACTTCGGGACTGCCGAGGAGGTCCGCGACCAGCGCGCGGTCACCCTCGCCGAGGCATACGCCCGTCACCCCGAACGCTTCGGCCGCCGCCCCAGACCACCCGAGATACCCCAGACAGCCTGGATCAACGACCCGGCCAAACGCAGGGAACCCACACCACAAACTTCATAGCGTCACGACCGTCTCACTGGACTTGAAATCTTCCGCGAGAACAGTCATCAGCCGACGAGGCAGCGCGAACGCGCGATGAAGGGCTTCCGCAGTACCGGCGGGGCCCAGCGGTTCCTGTCCGCGTTCAGCGGCATCTCACCGCACTTGCGACCACGCCGCCACCTGATGGCCACCGAATACCGCACCGAGATGACCACCCGCTTCGCCATCTGGGACGAGATCACCGGCGCCACCGACCAGCCCATCGCAGCGTAAGCCAGGCCCCCACCCGACCCCTACACACCCTTAATCGATCAACGCACCAATGTGACAACGTCCTCGATGCGTAGCGAGCAGAAGGGCCGGATACCGTGCGGTGTCACCGAGCGCAGCCCCTGGGCTGGGTGTGTCACGGCGCGTGTCGGTCAGTCGCGATTGGGGTGCGCGGTGGCGGAGTAGGCGTCGTGCCAAGCGGCTTTAGCGCCTGAGTCGCCGATTCGGTAGACCTGTACGTCGGCACCCACGCCGATGATGAGGGACAGCACCGCGGCGGTGATACGGAGCGGCGTGCCCACCGTGCTGGTGGATCCCTCCGCCTCGGGGGTGCGGTGGGCGGCGCGGCGGTAGAGCCACCACACCGCTGCGGACACCAGGAAGAGCCCGATGGCCCAGGGGAGCAGTTCGTCGCCGAGTTCGGTGTGCTTACGGACCAGGGGATCGCGGTCCACGTGCCGTTCCAGCCACTCGCCGGCGTTGGTCGTCAGCGGCACGCTGATCAGGGACACCAGGGCAAGGGCTGGCAGGGCGAGGCCGAACCTGCGCATGACGGAGGGGATGGCGGCGCACAGGATCAGGGCGAGCGCGGTGAGGGGTACCAGGACCACGACGACGTGCACGAACAGGACGTGTGCGGGGATGCCGTTGATCAGGTCGAGTCCCACAAGGGGCTCCTTCGGAGGGTGGTGTTCAATGCTGGACAGGGACGAGTCGGGCTCCTGCGGCGACATAGGTGGTAAGCCGCGGCCGCGACCGGGAGGCGCCCGTTCCCTGCGCGCGGGAATGACGCTGTGTCGCACCTCATGACCCATAGCGGCTGAATCCTGGAGTTCGCCATTCCTGGCCGTCGGGCAGAACCGCGAGTGCTTCGTAGCCGTCCAGTGTTTCCACCCAGCCCTGTGCCCCGTTGCCTCGGGCGAACGCGGCGGTGGCGTAGGTGTCGGTCAGCGTCAGGCGGGGCCCGACGAGTGTGAGGGAGGCGAACGTGTCGGCAGGTCTACCGGTGTGCGGGTCGACGATGTGATGGCCGCGTTCGGCGGTGCCGGAGGTGGCGACGGCCAGGTCGTGGCTGGCGGTGATGACGGTGGCCAGTTCACCGGGGCGTAGCGGGTGGGCGATGCCGATGCGCCACGCAGTGCCCGGGCCCGCCTGTCCGCGGAGCTGCAGGTCACCTCCGCCGTTGATGCACGTGTGGTGCGCGCCCGCGTCGTAAAGGAGCTGGGATGCGGTCTCGGTGGCCCAGCCTTTGACGAGCCCCGAGGGGTCGAGGGTTCTCGCGGGGATGATGCTGAACCAGCCATCGCTGGCATGGGCGGCCTGTGCGCACAGGGACAGGACTTCGTGGACTTCGGGCGGGCAGTGCTCCAGTCGGATCTCGCCGCGGTCGAGGCGGCTGATGTGGCTGTCGGGCCGGTAGGTGGAGAACACGGCATCGACCTGGTGGAGGTGGTGCACAGCCTCGACGAGGGCGCGGCGGATGGCGGGGGTCGGCTGGTCGCGGATGTCGAAGGAGAAGACGGTGCCCATGACGTGCTCGACGTGGCGCAGACCCTGTGTGGTGTCAGGCATGGGCCTGGTCCAGGGCGCTCTGGAGGGACTGGATGTAGCCCTGGCTGGTGTAGCTGGCGCCGGAGACGGCGTCGATGTGCGCGCTCTGGGCTCCGATGGCCTCCTGGGTGAGGCGGGGCAGGGCGTAGGCTGCGATCTCCTGGTCACGGCCTCTGTGGTCGGGGGCCTGGAGGACCTTGATCGAGGTGATCTTGCCCTGGTTGAGGGTGGCGGCGACCTGCACGGTTCCGTACTGGGTGTCGATGGGATCTCCGGTGAACGTGCCCGTCCCAGTGGATGTGCCCGGCGAGGCGTCTGCGGGAGTGTGCGAGGCCGTCGGGGAACGGGGAGCCGCCCCGGCCAGGGCGGGGAGCTGGTGGGGTTTGAGGGCGAGCAGGGCGACGATCAGGGCGCTGATCCCGGTGGTGGTGAGGACGGCTCGGCGCATGGCGGTTCTCCTCAGAACGCGAAGGACTCGTGGTGGATGCGCCGGGCCGGGACACCGGCTTCGCGCAGGGCTCTGATCGCGGCCTCGGTCATGCCGGGCGGGCCGCAGAGGTAGACGTCGTGCGCGGCCAGATCGGGGACCAGGGTGCTCAAGACCCGGGCGGTGAGGGGGGAGGCGTGTCCGGCCGGTTCGTCGACGATGTAGTGCACGGTGGCCCGTCGGCGGGAGGCTATCGCGTCGAGTTCACCGCGCAGGGCGAGGTCGACGGCGCGGCGGGCCCGGTAGACGAGGGTCACCTGGCCCGGGAGCGTCTCGAACAGCGCACGCAGGGGGGTGATGCCGACCCCGCCGGCCAGGAGCAGGACCCTGGGGGTGGTCCGGCGGTTCGCGGTGAAGGCGCCGTAGGGTCCCTCGGCCCACACCCGGGTGCCGGGCCTCAAGCGGGCGAGGGCGGCGCTGTGCCCGCCGGCGGTCTTGACCGTGATCCGCAGGTGGCCGGGGTGGGCGGGGGCCGAGAGGGAGTAGGGGTTCGCGGTCCACCACAGTCCGCGGGTCAGGAAACGCCAGCGCAGGAATTGCCCCGGCTCGCCCCCGAGGTCGTCGAGGTGCTGGCCGGTGAGGTGGACGGAGACCACGCCCGGTGCTTCGGGGTGGACCGCGGCCACGCGCAGGCGGTGGCGCAGCCCTCGCCGGACTGGGACGGCGAAGCGGTACCAGGCGACCAGGGCCGCGACCCCGAGGAACAGCGTGTACCAGGCGGCCTGCGCGAGGCGGTTGCCGACGAAGTCGGCTCCGTTGGAGAGCTGGTGTCCGAAGGTGAGGAAGACTGCCAGGTAGGTCGCGAAGTGCAGGTAGTGCCACGTCTCGTAACTCATCCTGCGGCGGGCAGCGCGGGCGGACATAATCCCTGTGGCCACGAGCAGCAGGAAGCCGGCCGTGCCCTTGAGCAGGTCGGGGTAGTGAAGGACGAGTGTGGAGGTCTGGCTGACCACGTTCGTGTGGGAGGCCAGCGAGTAGCCCCAGATGATCAGCAGGGTGTGGGCAAGGGCGAGGGACACGGTGCAGCGGCCTCCCCAGGCGTGCCAGCGGGCGAGCCGGTCGGTGCCGATGGTGTGGTCCAGGAGCGGCATCCGGGCCATGAGCGCCAGCAGGACCGCGCAGGCGTATCCGGCCAGGAGACCGGTGATACGTCCCGCGCCGGTGAGCCAGCCCGCCGAGCCGACCACCGAGTTCGTGTCGCTCCACCACAGGCCCAGCACTCCGGCGGCGCCGGCCCAGATCACCAGCGGCACCAGGAACGGGACGAGGCTGCGGCGCGGGCGCCGGTGGCGCATCCCGCGGCTCGCATACGTCGTGGTGGTGAACGTGGTGGTCATGGGGCTCCTCCGGATATGGCGCACGCTCCGGCGATGGGTGGCCAGCCTCACAGCCCAACCTCTGTGTACCTTCTGAAACAGCGTGGTCGACCGCTCTCAGCTCCGATTCAGAGGAAACTCAGAGACACGCCTCACCC of Streptomyces sp. NBC_01363 contains these proteins:
- a CDS encoding IS5 family transposase; this encodes MTERRAYPSDLKDDQWELIEPLLLEWRAARAEGREPTTDLREVVNAILYVARTGVAWRYLPHDFPPHTTVYGYFRAWEADGTAEEVHDTLRDQLRRKKGRRILPTAAVIDAQTVKASPNAPESTQGYDGGKRIKGRKRHIATDTLGLLLVLIVTAAGVQDTNGGKLVADALAAKLPTVTKAWVDAGYKSKMITHAAALGIEVEVVARDAEQKGFVVQKVRWRVEQTFGIMSRYRRLHRDYEALPERSRSMIHWAMVNSMASRLTASPSQIGQYLRPKPPAAA
- a CDS encoding IS3 family transposase; translation: MDEAFTGVEVQLGITAACRLTGRSRATHYRRLRPPPPRRTRAPQVQPSALTAEERAAVLELMNGDEYAELAPAQIWARELDAGRYHCSVSTMYRILREQDQSGERRRQATHPAKAVPELVATGPSQVFTWDITKAAGPAKSVWYHAYVIIDIFSRYIVGHTVERAESAVRAEELIRETIARNGIVPQTVHADRGTSMTSKKVSQLLIDLGVTRSHSRPKVSNDNPYSEAQFKTTKYMSDYPERFDSLAHAREWFDAFIAYYNHEHRHSGIGWHTPASVHFGTAEEVRDQRAVTLAEAYARHPERFGRRPRPPEIPQTAWINDPAKRREPTPQTS
- a CDS encoding DUF2231 domain-containing protein yields the protein MGLDLINGIPAHVLFVHVVVVLVPLTALALILCAAIPSVMRRFGLALPALALVSLISVPLTTNAGEWLERHVDRDPLVRKHTELGDELLPWAIGLFLVSAAVWWLYRRAAHRTPEAEGSTSTVGTPLRITAAVLSLIIGVGADVQVYRIGDSGAKAAWHDAYSATAHPNRD
- a CDS encoding FAD:protein FMN transferase, coding for MPDTTQGLRHVEHVMGTVFSFDIRDQPTPAIRRALVEAVHHLHQVDAVFSTYRPDSHISRLDRGEIRLEHCPPEVHEVLSLCAQAAHASDGWFSIIPARTLDPSGLVKGWATETASQLLYDAGAHHTCINGGGDLQLRGQAGPGTAWRIGIAHPLRPGELATVITASHDLAVATSGTAERGHHIVDPHTGRPADTFASLTLVGPRLTLTDTYATAAFARGNGAQGWVETLDGYEALAVLPDGQEWRTPGFSRYGS
- a CDS encoding FMN-binding protein is translated as MRRAVLTTTGISALIVALLALKPHQLPALAGAAPRSPTASHTPADASPGTSTGTGTFTGDPIDTQYGTVQVAATLNQGKITSIKVLQAPDHRGRDQEIAAYALPRLTQEAIGAQSAHIDAVSGASYTSQGYIQSLQSALDQAHA
- a CDS encoding ferredoxin reductase family protein; the protein is MTTTFTTTTYASRGMRHRRPRRSLVPFLVPLVIWAGAAGVLGLWWSDTNSVVGSAGWLTGAGRITGLLAGYACAVLLALMARMPLLDHTIGTDRLARWHAWGGRCTVSLALAHTLLIIWGYSLASHTNVVSQTSTLVLHYPDLLKGTAGFLLLVATGIMSARAARRRMSYETWHYLHFATYLAVFLTFGHQLSNGADFVGNRLAQAAWYTLFLGVAALVAWYRFAVPVRRGLRHRLRVAAVHPEAPGVVSVHLTGQHLDDLGGEPGQFLRWRFLTRGLWWTANPYSLSAPAHPGHLRITVKTAGGHSAALARLRPGTRVWAEGPYGAFTANRRTTPRVLLLAGGVGITPLRALFETLPGQVTLVYRARRAVDLALRGELDAIASRRRATVHYIVDEPAGHASPLTARVLSTLVPDLAAHDVYLCGPPGMTEAAIRALREAGVPARRIHHESFAF